AAGCACGGTCAGTTCAGCGCCAATGCGTCCAAGATGCAGGCGCGCGACCTTTTCATCAAGGTGCTTCGGCAAAACATAGACCTTGTTTTCGTACTTGTCGCCGTGCACGAACAGTTCGATCTGAGCGATCGTCTGATTCGTGAACGATGCCGACATCACGAACGACGGGTGGCCCGTTGCACAACCCAGATTCACCAGACGCCCTTCGGCCAGCAAGATCACACGCTTGCCATCGGGGAAAATGATGTGATCGACTTGCGGCTTGATGTTTTCCCACGTGTACTGGCGCGTGGAGGCAACGTCGATTTCCGAGTCGAAGTGACCGATATTGCAGACGATTGCGTTGTTACGCATCGCCTTCATGTGGTCATGGCCGATCACGTGGAAATTGCCCGTAGCGGTCACGAAAATGTCGGCCTTGTCGGCGGCATATTCCATGGTCACCACGCGGTAGCCTTCCATTGCTGCCTGCAGTGCGCAGATCGGGTCGATTTCCGTGACCCACACCGTTGCGCCCAGACCGCGCAGCGATTGCGCGCAACCCTTACCCACATCGCCGTAACCGGCCACGACCGCGATCTTGCCGGCGATCATGACGTCGGTCGCGCGCTTGATGCCGTCCACCAGCGATTCACGGCAGCCGTACAAGTTGTCGAACTTCGACTTCGTGACCGAGTCGTTCACGTTGATGGCGGGGAACGGCAGGCGCCCTTCCTTTTCCATCTGATACAGACGATGCACGCCCGTTGTGGTTTCTTCCGTCACGCCCTGAATATGCACGAGGCGCTTGGAATACCACGTCGGGTCGATATCGAGGTGAGCGGCGATCGACTTGTACAGCGCGACTTCTTCTTCGTTTTCCGGCTTGGCAATGACCGAGCGGTCCTTTTCTGCCTTCGAGCCGAGGATCAGCAGCAACGTGGCGTCGCCGCCGTCGTCGAGGATCATGTTGGCGAATTCGCCGTTCGGCCATTCGAAGATGCGGTGGGAGAATTCCCAGTATTCGTCGAGCGATTCGCCCTTGAATGCAAACACCGGCACGCCGCCTTGCGCAATGGCCGCGGCAGCATGATCCTGCGTCGAGAAAATGTTGCACGATGCCCAGCGCACGTCCGCGCCGAGAGCGGTCAGCGTTTCGATCAGCACGCCGGTCTGGATGGTCATGTGCAGCGAACCGGCAATACGCGCGCCCTTCAGCGGCTGCGATGCCTTGTATTCCTCACGCGTTTGCATGAGGCCGGGCATTTCCGTTTCAGCGATGTTCAGTTCCTTGCGGCCCCAGGCAGCAAGAGACATATCGGCGACGAGGAAATCTTTGTTCGAGTTTGAATCGAGAACTGCGGCGTTCATCACGCCCTCCTTTCTAATGGAAAAATATAGAAATTTGACGTGAGCGCCGTTCGATGCGGTGGTTCAACAAGCGCTTACTGGTCTGAAAGCGCTGTCACTCCGTCCGATTGAATGCTTCGAGCCTGGCGGCCTTCGTTGTTGAAAGCCGTCGCAACGCTCCTCGAAGCGAGTTGGGATTGTAGCAAATTGGGATGACGGAAGCGCGTTTGAGCATGGGCTTTGTTTTACCCGCGCCCACGGTAAATCCTCATGCGCGGGCGAGAATCCCGCGCGCCTCAGAAAGGCAAAAAGGCCAATGCCGGAGCCAGTAACACCATGACGACGCCGGCGATCATCATCGTCAGGCTGGCGACTACGCCCTCTTCACTGCCGAGTTCGCGCGCTTTCGCCGTGCCCACGGCATGGGCCGCAGCGCCAAAAAGCGCACCGCGGGCCAAGCGCGATCGTAGAGGCATGAGCGCCAGGACAATTTCGCCAAACAGCATGCCGACCACGCCCGTCGCGATCACGAATAGCGCGGTGAGATCTCTGGGCGCATGAAGCTTGTCGGAGACAGCGAGCGCAAATGGCGTCGATACGGATCGAGTAGCGAGGCTACGCTGCAGTTCCGGCGACAAATGCAGCAATTTCGCCAGCATCAAAGAACCGCCGACCGCCACCAGAATCCCAACCGTCACTCCCACCGATAACGACAACCAATGCTTCCTCAGCAATTGCCGATATTCGAAAATCGGCACGGCGAACGCAACGGTGGCGGGGCCGAGCAGCCACATGAGCCAGCGGGTATCGGCGAAATAAACGGGGTACGGAATGCGCGCGCACAGCACCACAGCCACCAACGCCGCCGGAACCGTCAGCAAGGGCGAGAGCCAGGGGCGCGGGAAACGGGCATAAAGTCGCTTCGACGCGAAATACAACACCACGGTCAGCACGAAACATCCCGCCGCGATCGGACGCGCGGCGGCATCGGCGAATAGGAAGTCGTAGAAATAGGTCATCGCGATAGCACCAAAACGGTCAGGCGCGGGCCGCGTGACGAGCGCTCCGCGCGCCCGTCAGGCGGCGTAATTCCAGCCAGCGTTCGAACTTCGAAGCCCGTTCCACGGCAAACGCCACGGCGACCATCACCATCAGCGTGCCGACCACCACGACCAGCGCCAGACGCCAGCCGTCTTCACGGAACAACCCACCGTACTGAACGGCCGCAACCGTGGCCGGAATGAAGAACAGCAACATGTCGGTGAGCAGCCAGTCCGCGCCGGCCTTGACCCAGTGCGGCGCAACGCCGCCGCAGAACAGCAGCGCGAGCAACATCAGCAACCCGACGACACCACCCGGCACTGGCAAGTGGAAGGTGCGTGCAACGAAATCCGCAACCAGCCAGATTGCGGCAAGTCCGGCACTCTGCAGCGTGATGCGCACCAACTTGCCAAGCGCGCTACGCGACTGAGCGGTAACGCCCGCGTTGGCGGAACCTGTTGATGAAGGAAAAACGTCGGCAGGAAGCGACATGACAGACCTTTGAACTCACCAATAAGGGTTAACCTTCACCCAAATATAGCGCGCGCCACATCATAATAAAAATGACTTAAACTAATAAAATGCATTCCAATCTGGAATTCAAGGATTTGTATGGAATTGCGATCGTTGCGGTATTTCGTCGAAGTCGTGAAGCAAAAAAGCTTCACCGGCGCGGCAGAAAAAATGTTCGTCACGCAGCCCACCATCAGCAAGATGGTGAAGTCGCTCGAGGACGAAATAGGTTCGCCACTGCTGCTGCGCGAGAGCCGCCAGATGGTTCTCACCGACGCCGGCCAGATCGTCTATCAGCGCGGACTGGAAGTGCTTGCGGCGCACGCGCAACTCGAAGCCGAACTCAACGATCTCGGCAAACTGGGGCGCGGCACGCTCACGATCGGGATTCCGCCCATGGGCGGATCGCTGTTCACGCCGGCCATTGCCACATTCAAGAAGCGCTATCCAAAAGTGGAGCTGAAGCTCTTCGAGCGTGGCTCAAAGGCGATCGAGGCGGCGCTGATCGACGGAGAACTGGAGCTTGGCGGCGTGCTGCAACCAGTCGACCTCGCCATGTTCGACGTACTGCCGATCAGCCGCCAACTGCTCTGGCTCGTCGCGCCAAAAGGCTCGCGCTGGGATACCGTGGCGGACGTGACGCTCGCCGATCTCGCGCCAGAGCCGTTCGTGTTCTACGGCGAAAGCCTGGCTTTGTCCGATCTCGTGCTCACCGCGTGCCGCGAAGCGGGGTTCACACCGACTATCGTGGGGCGTAGCGGCCATTGGGATTTCATGGCGGCGTTGGTGCAGGCGGGCGTCGGTATTGCGTTACTGCCGGCGCCGTATTGCCGGCGGCTCGATGTCAACGCATTCACCTGCCGGCCGGTGGTCGCGCCTGAAATTCATTGGGACATGGCGGTGGGCTGGCGGCGCAACGGCTATTTGTCGAACGCGGCACGGGCGTGGCTGGAGGTCGTGCGGCAAACACTGCCGGCCAATCTCGGCGATGACTTCCTGCAAGGCCCGGCTGAACGATTTCCGGCGCGCGTGCGCAACGCCGCGCCAAGGTAGCCCGTCACCAAGCGCCATAAAAAAAACACCCTGTCTCGCTCGCGCGGGACAGGGTGTTTTTGTTGCTACGTTAGTACCGAACCCTTCGTGGCGTCCGGTCAGTCGATCATTCCTGCACAGCGAAGTCGATCCGGCGGTTCGCGAAACGTCCGCTGGCCGTTGCGTTATCGGCGATCGGGTGGGCATCGCCGAAACCTTGCGCCGTCAGCGAATCAGCAGAAACGCCATGCTTCACGAGGAACGCGCGAACTGCTTCCGCCCGCTTCTTCGACAGCGCCAGATTCGTGCTGGCCGGGCCGACATTGTCCGAGTAACCCCCCACGCTCAACTTCACGGTCTTGCCCTTTGCTTCGCACGCCTTCAGCACTTCTGCCGATTTCGCCAACGCCAGTTGCGCGTCTTGCGGCGGTACGTCGGAACCCGTGCGGAAATTGACGACTTGCAGGTTCAGCACCTTGGCGACATCGGCGGCCGAGCAATCATCGCTCAACGAGGCGAACGCGCTCATGAACGATTCCTTCGCGTTTTCGACCGCTTGCTTGACGTCGAACGTGCCGATGGTAAAGCCAGCGCCGAACAACGTCTTCAGCTTGTCCATCCAGCCGTTGCGCACGTCGGCAGCCGAGCCGCTCAGCTCGATCTTCTCACCCGACAACTTGGCTTCCGCGCCCGGCAATTGCATCAGCGGCAACAGGCCGTCGAGCTTGTCGAGCCAGCTAGCCGGCTTGGTGTCCGGATCAACGGAAATGGTTGCGTTCAAATGGTCCGCGCCGAACTTCGCCGTCAGTGCGGCGAGCAGCTTGGCCTTCTCTTCTTCGCTGCCGACCGTTGCTTGAATAGTCGGTGCGCCGAGCTTGTCGACGGTGAACGTCAGCAGTGCGTCCTTGGTAGGCGCAGGTGCGGCAGCGGGTGCCGACGCCGGGGCGGGTTCTGAAGCGACCACCGGAGTCGATGAAACCACTGCCGCGGCGGCGGACGCTGCAACAGGAGCCGCAGCGGGTGCCGGTTCGACTGCAGTCTGGTTGCCGCAGCTACGGCCGAACAGCAACGCGAGCAACGCAAGAGCGGCGGCGACAGCCAGCCACCACCATTTCTTCGATCCAGCCTTCTCTTCCATCACGATCTTGTCGAGCGAAGGGTTGATACCGGACGATGCGCCGACAGTTGACGGGTGTTCAAGATGCGACGACACCGCTTTCATCTGCGCCGCGACGCCGGACAGGAAACTGCCCGCGCCGCCCAGACCCAGCGCGCTGGCGACTTCTTCCGTCATGCTTGCCTTCACCATTGGCAACTGATGGCCGAGGAGCGTGGGCAACTGGCCCACATTGCCGCCGGACTTCGTGAAGTAATGCTTCAGCACGCCGAACAATGCGGTCGTGACGATGCCGCCCAATGCATGCGTGGCGCCAACCGATACGCCGGTCTTCGCTGCCACTGCATTGCTCAGTGCGTTCACGCGCTCTTCCGATGCCACGCCGGTCGCGAGCCGCGTACCCGCCGCGAGCAACGACTGCAGGCCGTCGCCGTGGACGAGTTGCGGAAGCATTTCGACGATATTGGCGTTCGCATCCGGCGACATGATCGACGCGAACAAGCTGCGCGCGCCTTCAGGCGATGCGGCTTTGTTCATCAGCGACCCGACGAGTGCCGGCGCGATCATGCCGACCACGCGCTTCGCCGCTTCGGGAGCGACGCCCAATTTTGTAGCGAGTTGTTGCAACACGCTTTCGGTCAAAGCGCCCTGTACTAGCTGAATAACATTGATGCTCATTTAAATTGCCTTTTCCTTACTTGCGTGAATTGCGCTAACTGCCCAGAGTGAGCGAAGCGGATTATAGGTTCGGCATTTAACAAATAAGGACTTCGGATTAAAAATCGGAAATACCTCAAAGAAGAATGTTTGAGACGGTTCTCAAAACGTCTTGGATTACTCATGAATGTCGTCGCATTGATGCGGTAATCGAAGCACAAACCTTGAATGAACGTTAATTCGCACTATTCGGTTTAATTGACGAAAGCGTGCTACATGACGGCGATCAAGGTTTTTGCAAAAATTGAGACAAGCGGGCAAACTGAATAAACGCATGACGGAGGCAACGCGATGCCCTCATCCAGCTACGGCCAAACGCACGAAGTCACGAACCAGACCCCGCCGCTCGAGCGTTACAACGCGCTATCGAGCGACCCGGCGCTGGTCAGCGCTATCCAACGCGAAGGCGCGGCGTGGCACCTCGACACACTCACCCGCGACGGTCTGGCGCTCACCCATCCCGATATCCTTGCGCTCGCCGACCTGGCCAACCGGCATACACCCGAACACCATCCGTTCAGCGCACGCGGCGAGCGTATTGATGCAATCGAATTCCATCCGGCGTGGCATACGCTGCTTTCAATGTTGCGCGAGCAGGGCCTTCATTCGCTGCCGTTCGAAACCGCTTCGCCGAAACCCGGCTCCATGGCTGCGCGCGCCGCCGGATATTTTCTCCACGCGCAACTGGAAAGCGGTTCGCTGTGCCCGCTGACCATGACCTTCGCCAGCATTCCCGTTCTGCAACAGGAGCCTGCGTTGTACTCGAGCCTGCGAGAGCAATTGCTCTCCCGCCAGCACGATCCACGCGATATTCCGCTCAGCGCCGGCAAGCAGTCGATGATGATCGGCATGGGCATGACCGAGAAACAGGGCGGCTCGGACGTGCGCAGCAATCGCACCCGCGCGATCGCGACGGGTGCGGGCGGCCGAGGCGGCGAATATCGGCTGATCGGCCATAAGTGGTTCTTCTCGGCACCTCAATGCGACGCCCATCTCGTCCTTGCGCGCACCGGCGATAACACCCAGGAAAACAGCCCGGTTTCCTGCTTCTATGTCCCGCGTTTCGCGCCGGATGGATCGAAGAATGCCGTGCAGATCCAGCAGCTCAAGGACAAGCTCGGCAACCGCTCGAACGTCAGCAGCGAAGTCGAATTCCTCGACGCCTACGGCGTCATGATTGGCGACGAAGGGCGCGGCGTACCCACGATCATCGAAATGGCGAACTTCACGCGTCTCGATTGCGTGATCGGCAGCGCCGCATTGATGCGCGCCGCGCTGATCCAGGCGGTTCATCACGCGCGGCATCGGCGGGTGTTTGGTGCAAAACTCATCGACCAGCCGCTGATGCGCAACGTTCTTGCCGATCTCGCGCTGGAATCCGAAGCGGCCACCGTGCTGTTCATGCGGCTCGCGGGCGCATTCGAGAATTCCGCAAAGCCGGAAGAACGCGCGTGGCGTCGCATCGTGACGCCGGCAGCGAAGTTCTGGGTCTGCAAGCGCGCGCTGGAATTCACCGGCGAGGCAATGGAGGTCTGGGGAGGGAACGGTTATGTCGAAACGGGGCCGATGGCGCGGTTTTATCGCGAGGCCCCGGTGAATTCGATCTGGGAAGGGTCGGGGAATGTGATGTGCCTGGACGTGCTGCGGGCGTTCGAGCGCGAACCCGATGCAGCCCATGCGCTGTTCGATTCGTGGCAGGCGGTGGCGGGTGAGCATCGCGTGCTCGGTGACGCGCTGAACACGCTGCACGCCATGCTGCGCGGCGATCCGGCCACGCGTGAAGCATCGGCGCGGGGAATCGCACAGCAACTGGTGCTCACCGCGCAAGGGATTCTGCTCGCGCAGCACGCGCCAGCCGATGTGGCGGCGGCGTTCATGGAGACCCGTCTCGGCGATGCCCGGGGTTCTGCGAATTGCGTGTATGGAACGCTGCCGGCAACGTTCGTTTTCAAAGCGGTGATCGAGCGTGCGTTCGCGGGGTAGCTAGGGGGATAGTTTCGGGGAATAGCTTGGGACAGTG
This window of the Caballeronia sp. SBC1 genome carries:
- a CDS encoding LrgB family protein, whose amino-acid sequence is MTYFYDFLFADAAARPIAAGCFVLTVVLYFASKRLYARFPRPWLSPLLTVPAALVAVVLCARIPYPVYFADTRWLMWLLGPATVAFAVPIFEYRQLLRKHWLSLSVGVTVGILVAVGGSLMLAKLLHLSPELQRSLATRSVSTPFALAVSDKLHAPRDLTALFVIATGVVGMLFGEIVLALMPLRSRLARGALFGAAAHAVGTAKARELGSEEGVVASLTMMIAGVVMVLLAPALAFLPF
- the ahcY gene encoding adenosylhomocysteinase, which codes for MNAAVLDSNSNKDFLVADMSLAAWGRKELNIAETEMPGLMQTREEYKASQPLKGARIAGSLHMTIQTGVLIETLTALGADVRWASCNIFSTQDHAAAAIAQGGVPVFAFKGESLDEYWEFSHRIFEWPNGEFANMILDDGGDATLLLILGSKAEKDRSVIAKPENEEEVALYKSIAAHLDIDPTWYSKRLVHIQGVTEETTTGVHRLYQMEKEGRLPFPAINVNDSVTKSKFDNLYGCRESLVDGIKRATDVMIAGKIAVVAGYGDVGKGCAQSLRGLGATVWVTEIDPICALQAAMEGYRVVTMEYAADKADIFVTATGNFHVIGHDHMKAMRNNAIVCNIGHFDSEIDVASTRQYTWENIKPQVDHIIFPDGKRVILLAEGRLVNLGCATGHPSFVMSASFTNQTIAQIELFVHGDKYENKVYVLPKHLDEKVARLHLGRIGAELTVLSDYQANYISVDKMGPFKPNHYRY
- a CDS encoding isovaleryl-CoA dehydrogenase, producing the protein MPSSSYGQTHEVTNQTPPLERYNALSSDPALVSAIQREGAAWHLDTLTRDGLALTHPDILALADLANRHTPEHHPFSARGERIDAIEFHPAWHTLLSMLREQGLHSLPFETASPKPGSMAARAAGYFLHAQLESGSLCPLTMTFASIPVLQQEPALYSSLREQLLSRQHDPRDIPLSAGKQSMMIGMGMTEKQGGSDVRSNRTRAIATGAGGRGGEYRLIGHKWFFSAPQCDAHLVLARTGDNTQENSPVSCFYVPRFAPDGSKNAVQIQQLKDKLGNRSNVSSEVEFLDAYGVMIGDEGRGVPTIIEMANFTRLDCVIGSAALMRAALIQAVHHARHRRVFGAKLIDQPLMRNVLADLALESEAATVLFMRLAGAFENSAKPEERAWRRIVTPAAKFWVCKRALEFTGEAMEVWGGNGYVETGPMARFYREAPVNSIWEGSGNVMCLDVLRAFEREPDAAHALFDSWQAVAGEHRVLGDALNTLHAMLRGDPATREASARGIAQQLVLTAQGILLAQHAPADVAAAFMETRLGDARGSANCVYGTLPATFVFKAVIERAFAG
- a CDS encoding OmpA family protein, whose protein sequence is MSINVIQLVQGALTESVLQQLATKLGVAPEAAKRVVGMIAPALVGSLMNKAASPEGARSLFASIMSPDANANIVEMLPQLVHGDGLQSLLAAGTRLATGVASEERVNALSNAVAAKTGVSVGATHALGGIVTTALFGVLKHYFTKSGGNVGQLPTLLGHQLPMVKASMTEEVASALGLGGAGSFLSGVAAQMKAVSSHLEHPSTVGASSGINPSLDKIVMEEKAGSKKWWWLAVAAALALLALLFGRSCGNQTAVEPAPAAAPVAASAAAAVVSSTPVVASEPAPASAPAAAPAPTKDALLTFTVDKLGAPTIQATVGSEEEKAKLLAALTAKFGADHLNATISVDPDTKPASWLDKLDGLLPLMQLPGAEAKLSGEKIELSGSAADVRNGWMDKLKTLFGAGFTIGTFDVKQAVENAKESFMSAFASLSDDCSAADVAKVLNLQVVNFRTGSDVPPQDAQLALAKSAEVLKACEAKGKTVKLSVGGYSDNVGPASTNLALSKKRAEAVRAFLVKHGVSADSLTAQGFGDAHPIADNATASGRFANRRIDFAVQE
- a CDS encoding CidA/LrgA family protein, with product MSLPADVFPSSTGSANAGVTAQSRSALGKLVRITLQSAGLAAIWLVADFVARTFHLPVPGGVVGLLMLLALLFCGGVAPHWVKAGADWLLTDMLLFFIPATVAAVQYGGLFREDGWRLALVVVVGTLMVMVAVAFAVERASKFERWLELRRLTGARSARHAARA
- a CDS encoding LysR family transcriptional regulator: MELRSLRYFVEVVKQKSFTGAAEKMFVTQPTISKMVKSLEDEIGSPLLLRESRQMVLTDAGQIVYQRGLEVLAAHAQLEAELNDLGKLGRGTLTIGIPPMGGSLFTPAIATFKKRYPKVELKLFERGSKAIEAALIDGELELGGVLQPVDLAMFDVLPISRQLLWLVAPKGSRWDTVADVTLADLAPEPFVFYGESLALSDLVLTACREAGFTPTIVGRSGHWDFMAALVQAGVGIALLPAPYCRRLDVNAFTCRPVVAPEIHWDMAVGWRRNGYLSNAARAWLEVVRQTLPANLGDDFLQGPAERFPARVRNAAPR